The following coding sequences are from one Triticum dicoccoides isolate Atlit2015 ecotype Zavitan chromosome 4A, WEW_v2.0, whole genome shotgun sequence window:
- the LOC119285742 gene encoding dormancy-associated protein homolog 3-like isoform X2, producing the protein MGLLDKLWDDTVAGPQPDTGLGRLRKLAVRPAAVKINDVAPGAAMVIPPTTPAGGEDAPMKVTRSIMIRRPAGYPSSPRSAASTPPASPLGSTPPISPFAGGDLCLRLNQFIYLG; encoded by the exons ATGGGCCTCCTCGACAAGCTGTGGGACGACACCGTCGCGGGGCCCCAACCGGACACCGGTCTCGGCCGCCTCCGCAAACTCGccgtccgccccgccgccgtcaAGATCAACG ATGTGGCTCCGGGCGCCGCGATGGTGATCCCACCTACCACGCCGGCCGGCGGCGAGGATGCGCCGATGAAAGTCACGCGCAGCATCATGATTAGGCGGCCGGCGGGGTACCCCTCGTCGCCGAGGAGCGCGGCCAGCACGCCGCCAGCCTCGCCGCTAGGATCCACGCCGCCCATCTCCCCGttcgccggcggcg ATCTGTGCTTGAGGTTGAATCAGTTTATCTATCTTGGGTAA
- the LOC119285742 gene encoding dormancy-associated protein homolog 3-like isoform X1 — protein sequence MGLLDKLWDDTVAGPQPDTGLGRLRKLAVRPAAVKINDVAPGAAMVIPPTTPAGGEDAPMKVTRSIMIRRPAGYPSSPRSAASTPPASPLGSTPPISPFAGGGGRFRRKSSSDAYQRATPGASTSHPPPPFEV from the exons ATGGGCCTCCTCGACAAGCTGTGGGACGACACCGTCGCGGGGCCCCAACCGGACACCGGTCTCGGCCGCCTCCGCAAACTCGccgtccgccccgccgccgtcaAGATCAACG ATGTGGCTCCGGGCGCCGCGATGGTGATCCCACCTACCACGCCGGCCGGCGGCGAGGATGCGCCGATGAAAGTCACGCGCAGCATCATGATTAGGCGGCCGGCGGGGTACCCCTCGTCGCCGAGGAGCGCGGCCAGCACGCCGCCAGCCTCGCCGCTAGGATCCACGCCGCCCATCTCCCCGttcgccggcggcg GTGGTCGCTTCAGAAGGAAATCATCCTCGGATGCATACCAGAGGGCTACCCCTGGGGCGTCGACCAGTCACCCTCCTCCCCCCTTTGAGGTGTGA